The following are from one region of the Carassius auratus strain Wakin chromosome 13, ASM336829v1, whole genome shotgun sequence genome:
- the LOC113112438 gene encoding cdc42 effector protein 3-like, protein MPAKTPIYLKSNYSKKGKKCRLRDILSPDMISPPLGDFRHTIHIGTGGECDAFGDMSFLQGKFELLPGKGGRNRPQYGIHGDFMRANSASDAFYVKTRSPVLKNAISLPTIGGSQALTLPFDSTVTQDRLSEPSTPPTGSEDLEILQMETLLQSISAFRSDPSPVPEEDEPLIDRTEMSEKSLAKKKMHSSENELETFLSVFVNGSSGASGNFNNGNNGNSVFEYEQEMFGFKGDWADRDSGVEEGRCDSDFEISKSKSHSQESLTQITGSLFSLELDLGPSILDDVLNIMNKSVS, encoded by the coding sequence ATGCCTGCCAAAACACCCATCTACCTGAAATCCAACTACAGTAAGAAGGGAAAGAAATGCCGTCTGAGGGACATTTTATCCCCGGATATGATCAGCCCGCCTCTCGGGGACTTTCGACACACTATCCACATTGGAACGGGCGGTGAATGCGATGCCTTCGGCGACATGTCATTCCTGCAAGGAAAGTTTGAGCTTCTACCAGGGAAAGGTGGTCGTAACCGACCTCAATATGGCATCCACGGGGATTTTATGAGAGCTAATAGTGCCTCAGATGCATTTTACGTTAAAACTCGATCGCCGGTGCTGAAGAACGCAATCTCACTCCCAACCATCGGGGGCAGCCAAGCACTGACTCTACCCTTTGATTCCACCGTGACCCAGGATCGCCTGTCTGAGCCATCTACACCTCCAACTGGTTCTGAAGATCTGGAAATCCTACAGATGGAGACTCTGCTTCAGTCCATCAGTGCCTTCAGGAGCGACCCTAGCCCTGTCCCAGAGGAGGATGAACCCTTGATTGACCGCACTGAGATGTCTGAAAAATCACTTGCGAAGAAGAAGATGCACAGCAGTGAAAACGAGCTTGAAACATTTTTGTCTGTGTTTGTTAATGGAAGCAGTGGTGCCAGTGGGAACTTTAACAATGGTAACAATGGCAATTCGGTCTTTGAGTACGAACAGGAGATGTTCGGCTTCAAGGGCGACTGGGCAGACAGAGATAGTGGTGTTGAAGAGGGTCGCTGCGATTCGGACTTTGAAATCTCCAAAAGCAAAAGCCACTCGCAGGAGTCGCTCACTCAAATCACGGGATCCCTATTCTCTCTTGAACTCGACTTGGGCCCATCCATTTTGGATGATGTACTCAATATCATGAATAAGTCGGTGTCTTAG